In Pantoea agglomerans, the genomic stretch CCTCTACTTTATCGAAGAGCCAACCGCGTGGAAGCTGCACGCCGCGGGCCGTCTCGATATCGACACCACCGGGCTGGTGCTGCTGACCGATGACGGCCAGTGGTCACACCGCATTACCTCGCCGCGCCACCACTGCGAGAAAACCTACCGCGTGATGCTGGAGCATCCCGTCGCCGCGGATGTGGCGCAGCAGTTCGCCGAGGGTATTCAGCTGCACGGCGAAAAATCGCTTACCCAGCCGGCGCAAATGGAAGAAATTACGCCGACCGAGGTGCTGCTGACCCTTAGCGAAGGGCGCTATCATCAGGTAAAGCGCATGTTTGCCGCCGTTGGCAACCGCGTGGTCGGGCTGCACCGCGAGCGCATCGGCGATATCGTGCTGGATGCGGATCTAGAGCCGGGCGAATATCGTCCGCTGACGGAAGATGAAATTAACAGCGTTGGGCTGCCCGACGAGTTAAAGCAGAAATAGCGGAGCGGCCGTGCGCAAGGAAAAAAATTCAGCTGCGGGACTGGTGGTGATTCTGGGATTGCTGGCGATGCTGATGCCGCTTTCCATCGATATGTATCTGCCCGCGATGCCGCAGATCGCCCGCGAATTCGGCGTGGCGGCGGGCAGCGTGCAGATGACCCTTAACCTCTATATCCTGGGATTCGCCATCGGCCAGCTGGTATATGGCCCGCTGGCGGACAGCTACGGCCGCAAGCCGGTGATCGTGCTCGGCACGCTGATCTTCGCCTGCGCGGCGGCGGCCTGCGCGCTGGCGCAGACCATCGACCAGCTGATTCTGATGCGCTTTCTGCACGGCCTTTCCGCAGCGGCGGCCAGCGTGGTGATTAACGCCCTGATGCGCGACAGCTACTCGAAAGAGGACTTCTCGCGCATGATGTCGTTTGTCATGCTGATCACCACCATCGCGCCGCTGCTGGCGCCGATTATCGGCGGCTGGCTGCTGCTGGCGTGGGACTGGCACGCGATTTTCTGGACGCTCTCGATCGCCGCCCTGATCACTACCGTGATGGTGATGACGCAGATCCGCGAGACGCTCAGGCCGGAGCAGCGCCAGCGTTTTCACCTGCGCACCATGCTGGGCAATTTCGTTACGCTGTTTCGCCACAAGCGCGCCTTTAGCTATATGCTGGCGAGCGGCTTCTCCTTTGCCGGGCTGTTTACCTTTCTCAACGCCGGTCCTTTTGTCTATATCGAGGTGAACCACGTTTCGCCGCAGAACTTCGGCTACTACTTTGCGCTGAACGTGGTGTTTCTGTTTGTGATGACGCTGATCAACAGCCGGGCGGTGCGCCGCTTTGGTCCGCTGGCGATGTTTCGCACCGGGCTGGTGATTCAGTTTGCCATGGGGATCTGGCTGCTGGCGGTGAGCGCGCTGCATATGGGGTTTATTCCCATGGTGCTGGGCGTCGCGATGTTTATCGGCTGCGTGTCGATGGTCTCCTCCAACGCCATGGCGGTGATCCTCGATGAGTTTCCCCATATGGCGGGCACCGCGTCGTCGCTGGCGGGGACGCTGCGGTTTGGCGTCGGCGCGCTGGTTGGCGCGCTGCTGTCGACCGCCACCTTTAACAGCGCCTGGCCGATGGTCGGCACCATCGCGGCGTGCGCCACATGTTCGATGCTTTTCTTTTTGTACGCCTCACGTCCTCGCGCGACCGGACACTAACCCGGTCCTGGCCCGCTAACGGACGCACCTCAGGGATGAGGTGCGCAGCAAAAATCCCTTTTTCCGCTCCGCTCCCCTGTATTCAGTCCAGTATGTTTCTTAGTTGTGAATATTAATGATTAAGAAAGTAACGAAAATGCGTCTAAACTGATTGTTAACTGTCGATGAACGCGGTACTAATAGGCCAAAATGCGAGCCGACTCGCAAATAACAATCTTTCCACACGTCGTATATTGGGAAACGAGAGAGCAGGCCTTGACGTCCGTTTCTGCCGTTTAGCAGCAACAGCAAGCGTTGTTCATCGTGACCGAAGTGAATCGCTCTGGGGATACCAATTAACTATGCTGCAACTTTCCATCGTGCACCGCCTGCCGCAGCGCTATCGCTGGGCCAGCGAGCTACATAGCGCCATTGTGGCGGAAGAGGGCGTCGCCAATGAGCAGGATCTTATTGCGCTGCGCCTGATTAGCCACGACGGACATCCCGGCTGGGAGATTATGCATCAGCTGCAGGACGCGCTGGCGTCGATTCAGGTGGAGTGCCGGGTGGCCGAATGCGAAGGCTCGCCCTGTCTCTTTATCCTGCGCAGCGACGAAAGCGCCACCAGCTGCTGCCTGAAAAACCAGGGCGTAGCGATCGCGGAAACCTTCAACGGTCACTGAGCTGCGCCGAGGCGAGCAGCTCACGCGTATAGCCTGCGGCAGGCGCGGCGAACAGCGTCTCGCAGTCGCCATGCTCCACCACTTCGCCCTGGCGCAGCACCATCACCTGATGGCAGAGCGAGCGCACCACCTGAAGATCGTGACTGATAAAAAGATAGGTCAGCTGACGCTGCTGCTGAAGGCTGCGCAACAGCGTCAGGATCTGTTTCTGCACCGAGCGATCCAGCGATGAGGTCGGCTCATCCAGCACCAGCAGCTGCGGCTCCAGCACCAGCGCACGCGCAATGGCGATCCGCTGCCGCTGACCGCCGGAGAACTCCGCCGCATAGCGGTGACGGCTCTCCGCGTCCAGACCCACTTCCTCCATCGCCGCGATAACGCGCGCCTGCTGTTCGGCAGCGCTGAGATCGGGCTGATGCACCGCCAGCCCCTCGGCGATAATCTGCTGCACCGTCATACGCGGATTGAGCGAGGAGTTGGGATCCTGAAACACCACCTGAATGCGGCGGCGCAGCGGCAACAGCTCGCGGCGCGACAGCGCGTGCAGCGGCTGGCCGTCAAACCAGATTTCGCCCTGCGCGGCAATTAGCCGCAGCAGCGCCAGGCCGGTGGTGCTTTTGCCGGAGCCCGATTCGCCCACCAGCCCCAGACTCTCGCCGCGCCGCAGCGTAAAGCTGAGGTTGCTGACGGCGACCTTTTCCGCCACCTGCCGCCTGAAAAGGCCGCGCCGCACCGGGAAACCGACGCGCAGGTTGCGCACCTGCAACAGCGGCGGCGCGTCGTCGCGCAGCGGCACGGCGCGGCCTTCCGGCTCCGCCGCCAGCAGCTGGCGCGTATAGGGATGCTGCGGCTGGCTGAAAAGCAGGCGGCTGCTGCTCTGCTCGACGATATTGCCCTGACGCATCACGCTGACCTTATCCGCCAGCTGCCGCACGATGCCTAAATCATGGGTAATAAACAGCATGGCCATATTGCGTTCGCGCTGCAGATCGCGCAGCAGCCGCAGAATTTGCGCCTGAACGGTGACGTCGAGTGCGGTGGTCGGCTCGTCGGCAATCAGCAGCGAGGGTTCGGTCAGCAGCGCCATGGCGATCATCACGCGCTGGCGCTCGCCGCCCGAGAGCTGATGAGGAAAGTCATTCAGCCGCGCGGCGGCGCTACGGATGCCGACCCGATCGAGAGCGCTGAGGATCTCCCCGCGCGCCGCCTCGCGCCGCATACCGCGATGCAGTGAGAGCACTTCGTAAAGCTGCTTTTCGAGGGTGTGCAGCGGGTTAAGGGAAACCATCGGCTCCTGAAAAATCATCGCCATCTGGTTGCCGCGCAGCGCGCGCAGCCGCCGCTCGCCGACGCGCAGCAGATCCTCGCCGTTAAAGATAATTTCGCCGGTGGGATAGCTCGCCGGCGGCGCGGGCAGCAGCTGCATCGTCGCAAGCGCCGTCACGCTCTTGCCCGAGCCCGACTCGCCCACCAGCGCCAGGGTTTCGCCCGCGTCGACGCTCAGGGAAACATCCTCTACCACATTGCGCGTGACGCCGCCGCGGGTAAAGGCGACGGAAAGATGATGAATAGCAAGCAGCGACATAATCAGACCCCTCTGGCCGGATCGAAGGCGTCGCGTACCGCTTCGCCAATAAAGATCAGCAGCGACAGCAGGATCGCCAGCGTAAAGAAGCCCGCCAGCCCCAGCCAGGGCGCCTGCAGGTTATTTTTGCCCTGCAGCAGCAGCTCGCCGAGCGACGGCGATCCCACCGGCAGACCAAAGCCGAGAAAGTCGAGCGAGGTCAGCGTGGTAATCGATCCGCACAGAATAAAGGGCAGAAAGGTGAGGGTGGCGACCATCGCATTAGGCAGCATATGCCGCAGCATAATGCGTCCGTCGCTCACCCCCAGCGCCCGCGCGGCGCGGATATAGTCGAAGTTGCGCGTGCGCAGAAACTCGGCGCGCACCACGCTCACCAGCCCCATCCAGCCGAAAATCACCGTCACCAGCAGCAGCCACCAGAAGTCAGGCTGGATCACGCTGGAGAGCAGGATCAGCAAAAACAGCGCGGGCATGCCGGACCAGACCTCAATCACGCGCTGGCCGATCAGATCGACGCGGCCGCCGAAATAGCCCTGCACGGCGCCGACGATAATGCCGATAACGCTGGAAAACAGCGTTAGCAAGATGCCGAACAGCAGCGAAATGCGCGTGCCGTAAAGCAGGCGCGCCAGCACGTCGCCGCCGCTGGCGTCGGTGCCCAGCCAGTTCTGCGCCGAGGGCGGCGAAGGGAAGGGGGTCGAGGTGGCGAAGTTAATGGTGCTGTCGCTAAAGCGGATCGGCGCCCACAGCGCCCAGCCCTGCTGCTCCAGCCTTTTTTGCAGCCAGGGATCCTGATAGTCCGCCGCGGTGGGCAGCGCGCCGCCAAAGTCGCTTTCGCTGTAGCTCACCAGCAGCGGCACGTACCAGTGCTGCTGGTAGCGCACCAGCAGCGGCTTATCGTTGGCCAGCAGATCGGCACCGAGCGACAGCAGGAAAATCACCAGAAAAATCCACAGCGACCAGTAGCCGCGTCGGTTGTGGCGGAAACGCAGCCAGCGCTGCTGATTAACGGGAGACAAGCGCATCAGCGGCCCTCGAAATCGATACGGGGATCGACCAGCGTGTAGGTCAGGTCGCTGAGGATATTCATCAGCAGACCGATCAGGGTAAAAATATAGAGCGTGCCGAACATCACCGGATAGTCGCGCTGGATGGTGGCGTCATAGCCCAGCAGGCCCAGGCCGTTCAGCGAGAACATCACCTCGATCAGCACCGAGCTGGTAAAAAACATGCTGATAAAGGTGGCGGGGAAGCTGGCGATCACCAGCAGCATGGCGTTACGGAACACATGGTGATAGAGGATGCGCCGCTCGCTCACCCCTTTGGCGCGCGCCGTCACCACATACTGCTTGCGGATCTCATCGAGAAAGCTGTTTTTGGTCAGCATGGTCAGGGTGGCAAAACCGCCAATTACCGTCGCCAGCACCGGCAGGCTGATGTGCCACAGGTAATCGCCGATCTTGCCGTACCAGGAGAGGGAGTCAAACTGCGGCGAGGTAAGGCCGCGCAGGGGAAACCAGTCAAGATAGCTGCCGCCAGCGAACAGCACGATCAGCATGATACCGAACAGGAAGGCAGGCACCGAGTAGCCGATGATAATAAAGGTGCTGCTCCAGATGTCGAAGGCGCTGCCGTTGCGCACCGCTTTTTTAATGCCCAGCGGAATCGACACCAGATAGATAATCAGCGTGCTCCATAGCCCAAGGCTGATGGAGACCGGCAGGCTCTCTTTTATCAGCTGCAGTACCGATGCGCTGCGGAACAGGCTGTCGCCGAAGTCGAAGCGCACATAGTTCCACAGCATCTCCACGTAGCGCTGCCATATCGGCTTGTCAAAGCCGTAGCGCTTTTTGATTTCGGCGATCACTTCTGGATCGAGGCCGCGCGCCCCCCGGTACTCGCTGTCGCCCGGGCCGGCGCGGTTGAGCGCGCCGCGTGCGCCGCTCTCGCCGCCGCCTGGCAGACCGGTGGTCTGGCCGAACTGAATGTTAGCCAGCGCCTGATCGACCGGGCCGCCGGGAGCGATCTGCACGATAAAGAAGTTCAGCGTAATAATCGCCCACAGCGTGGGGATAATTAACAGCAGTCTGCGCAAGAAATAGGCGGCCAACTCAGGCTCCTCAGCGTCGTTCGGCCGGCAAACGCGCGGCTTTGTTCACGTCATACCACCAGTTTTCCAGCCCGCTGGCGTAGAGGGGCTTAATGGCGGGATGGGAGAATTTATTCCACCAGGCGATACGATCTTCCGCGTTGTACCACATCGGGATCATATACGCATTCCACAGCAGGATGCGATCCAGCGCCTGGCCCAGCGGCAGCAGCGCCGCCTTGTCGCCCTGATGCGCCACAATCGCTTTAACGAAGTGATCGACCAGCGGATCTTTCAGCCGCGCGCTGTTCCAGGATGAGTCGATATAGTCGGACTGCCAGCTGAACTGCAGATCGGAGCCGGGCGTCGGCATGGCCTGATAGATTCTGGCGATCATATCGTAATCGCCTTCGCGCAGCCGGCGCAGATACTGGGACGCGTCCACCACGCGCAGCGTCAGGCTGATGCCGAGCCGCGACAGATTATGCTGCAGCGGCAGCGCCCAGTCGTTGCTGGCGCCGCTGCGCAGCAGCAGTTCGATGCGCAGCGGCTGGCCGGTCTGATCGTTAACCAGCTGCTGATTTTTTACCTGCCAGCCCGCCTGCCGCAGCAGATCCAGCGCCTTCAGCAGATTCGCCCGATCGTAGCCGCTGCCGTCGGTGTGCGGCGGCGCGTAGGGCGTGGTAAAGATTTCGGGCGGCAGCTTATCCTTAAAGGGAGCCAGCAGCGCCCTCTGCGCCGCGTCCGGCAGCCCCTGCGCGGCATATTCGGTATTCTGAAAATAGCTGGTGACTCGCTTATAGGCGCCGTAAAACAGCGCCTTATTCATCCACTCAAAGTCGAGCGCCAGCGTCAGCGCCTGGCGCACCCGACGGTCGCGGAACGGCGCCTTTTCATTGTTGATGGCCAGCCAGGTGGTATTGGTCGACGCCTGGTTGGGCGTGGTCTCTTTGATGATCTGCTGATTGTCGAAGTTACGGCCGCGATACTGGGTCGCCCACTTTTTGGCGGAGCCCTCTTCGCGCAGGTCGAAGGCGCCCGCCTTAAAGGCTTCAAAGGCCACGTTATCGTCAAGGTAGTAGTCGTAGCGCAGGGTGTCGAAGTTAAAGCGGCCGCGGTTCACCGGCAGATCCGCCGCCCAGTAGTTTTTTACCCGGCTGTACTCGATGTACTGACCCAGCTTATAGCGGCTGATGCGGTAAGGGCCGCTGGAGAGCGGCGGCGCGCTCAGCGGCTCGTTGAATTTTTTATCCTGCCAAAAGCGCTGCGACAGTACCGGCAGCGTCAGCAGCCCCAGCATCAAATCCCGGTCAGGCTTCGGCAGATCGATGCGCACCCGCTGGTTGTCCAGCGCCTTTACCGTCGCACCGCGATAAACGACGCGAAACTGCGGCACGCCTTCGCGCATAAACTTATCGAAGGTAAAGGCGACGTCGGGCGCGGTGATGGGCGTGCCGTCGTGGAACCGCGCGCGTGGATTGAGGCGAATCTCCATCCAGCGGAAGTTGTCGGCATAGCGCGCCGACTCGGCGATAAGGGGATAGTAGCTGCCCGGCTCGTCGTCGGAGGAGGTAAATAAGCGATCGTAGAGCGTCTCGGTGCCCGCGCCGGGATTGCCGCGCGAGGCGTAGCGGTTAAAGTTATCGTACGTGCCTGTTACCGCCTGAGTAAGCTGGCCGCCTTTTGGCGCGGCGGGATCCGCATAGTCGAAGTGGCTGAAGCCGGGCGCATATTTCGGCTCGCCCAGCGTGGCGAAGGCGCGGCTTTCCTGCACCACTTCCGCGCGCAGCGGCGCGCAAAGGGCCATAAACAGCAGCAGCGATATCAGGCGAAACAGCATCAAATTCTCGTTCTCCCGTGGTCATTCGCAGGAAGCGTAGCAGCTTCCGGGGCGGGGCGCCCGGCTATCCCGCCAGCGTTGCCAGGCTGCGGCTGCGGTAATAGTCAATCAGCCGGTCCGGCTACAGCGGGCGGCTAAAAAGATAGCCCTGCATATGGCTGACGCCGTGCCTGACCAGCCATGCCGCCTGCTCGCCGGTCTCCACGCCTTCGGCGACGGTTTTCAAATTCAGCTTCTTCGCCAGATGAAGCACCGCGTCCAGCACCGGCGAGTTCAGGGTTTGCGTGCCGATGCTCTGCACAAAACCGCGATCGATCTTGATGTAGTCGAAAGGGTATTTTTCCAGGTAGATCAGTGCGCTGTGGCCGGTGCCAAAATCGTCTATCGCAATCTGGATATCGTTCTGGTGCAGCCAGGCGAAAACCTCGCCGGCATTTTTATCGCGCACCATGGTGCGTTCGGTCACTTCAAATACATAGTTAAAGTGGTTATCCGGCATGGCGGCGATCCAGCGCTTTACGTCCTGCTGAAAACTCTCCGACGCCAGATGCAGCGGCGAAAGGTTCAGGCTCATATGGGTACCGGCGGGCACGTAGGGATTGAGCCGGTGCGCGTCGCGCGCCACCAGCTCGAACAGATGCCGCGTCAGCGGAATGATCAGGTTCAGCGACTCCGCGTAGCTGATAAACATATCTGGCGGGATCATGCCTTCGCTGGGATGGTTCCAGCGCAGCAGCGCTTCCAGCCCGTAGGCGCGTCCGCTAAGGGTGCTGATCAGCGGCTGATATTCAACGTGGAACTCGCCGCGCTTAATGCCCAGCAGGATCTCTTTGCCGGGGCGCTGGTTCATTGACAGCAGCAGCCAGCAGCCGCCGCCGACCAGCAGCGACAGCAGAATGCCGCTCAGCACGATCATATGCACGTCGCGCATCGACACCGTGTCGCCGTAGAGAACAAACTCTAGCGGATAGCCGTCGAGCGCCAGCTGCATCAGCGGCTGCGGCGGCAGGTCACTTTTCGCGATGGTGGTCGGCCGCCAGCTGGCGAGCGCGCTGTTTTGCGCCACCAGCGCCATGCCGGAGATTTCCGGATGGTAAGAGGCCAGCAGCTGATAAGGCGTCAGGTTAAGGTTGATGGTGGCGAGCACGCCGGACTGCACGCTTTGCGGATTACGCAGCCAGAGCGCGAAAACTGGCTTGCCGGGCTGCAGCGGGGTGCCGCTCAGCAGGCGAAGATCGCGATCGCGGCTGAGATCGGTCTGGTCGGAAATGGCGCTGAGCGGCAGGCGGAACGCCCCGGTCGCCGAGGAGCAAAAGGCGTAGCTCTCGCGCACCAGCAGAATGGCGCGCAGATCGCCGGCAAAGGCGGCGCGCGAGGTCAGCTCCTGGCTGATGGCGTGACAGTCGAAACGGCTAAAAGAGAGAAGGGGATTCAAGGTATGGGTGACCAGCGTATCCAGCGACTGCTGGAGGGCGTTGCGGCTGTCATGCAGCAGCTGCTGATGCTGGTGCTGCCGCTTATGCCAGATAAAGGTCAGCAAAATCAGGGTAAACAGAATAAAGAACAGGCTACCGAAAATCGCGCTGCTCCAGGCGATGCGGCGAGGGTAGGTGGCCTGGCGCATCAGCGCCCTGGACAATGGCATGAAGTGCTTTCCCCTTGTCTTATCTTTTATTATTGACTGTGCACGACTGCTCTCTGGCGAAGGTCATGAGAATATAACGAGATGGCAGGAAATGTCTCGTTATTCTTCTGATAAACAGTCACTTTTCCGGGATTACTATGCAGTTATCCTGAACAAGGGCGAAAAAAAACGCTGCCGAAGCAGCGTTCTGTTTTCTCTGGCTGAGAAACGATCGAAGGTCAGGAATCAGCTGGGATTACGGCTTAATACCCGACGGCCTTCGCGGTAGCGTTTTTTCCAGTAGCTGTCGTTCAGACTGGAGATCATCACGCCACTGCTGGTAGAGGCGTGAACGAAGTTATCGTTGCCGAGATAAATCCCCACGTGACGACCGGTAGAACCGGCGCGGAACAGCACCAGATCGCCGGGACGCAGCTTGCCGCGTGAAATTTCGCTGCCGGTATCCTGCTGTTCAGAGGTTGAACGCGGCAGTTCTAAACCGAACTGATCGCGAAAAGTGCGCTGAACAAAAGCTGAACAGTCGATGCCGCGTTTGGTGTCGCCGCCGAGGCGGTAACGTACGCCTTTCCAGTCGGCGTATTGCTCCATGATGCGGGACTTAACATCCACGCTCCGCACCATCTCTTCGAATTCATCCTGAGACGCCTGAAGTAAAAAACCATTCTGGTTGTTAACTTCATGATTCTCGTTTTTTGCGTGTTGACCGGTACTGCTGCATGCCGAGAGGAGTGTTGCCAGCGCCACTGCAGGCACAATCCGCCAGATATATCTCAGTATTGGTTGAGACTTGACCATTGTTCGTATATTCCTTCGATGTCCTTACGACAGAATGTCGCCAGCCAGATGACAAAACGGATTGAGATTAATAAGCGCTGCTCGCTAAGACAATTCCTTAATTACTAAAATGTGTTAATGAACACGTTTTTGTATAAAAAGGAGCCGAATTTTCTGCTGCTATACCCTCAACGCATTGGAGGTTAACCGATTCCAGACGCCGTGGCGAGTGGTTTTACGTAAATTCTAATAGCTTTTTTTGATGTGAAATCAGTCTGTAACAGAGTGGTTACTTTATCCGCAATTTTGGAAAATTATCCTTAAAATAAGGACATCAAATGGGGTCAATTCCTGGAGTAGGCGGCTTTTTAGGAGCTTTAGCGCTGGACAGGGTGGGGAAAGGGGCTGTTGTCAGCAGAAAACATCATAATATTTTCTATATATCGCAACATGGTTAGCTTGCTAATAATACTGGCGGGATTTTATTAAGCGCGGAGAGATAAGAATATAGCCATTCTTCACTCCGCGCTTATCAATACATTTGCGCTTTAATTACCTGCCGCTATTCAGGCTTATATTTGCCGGGCAGCTTGCGGTAAAAGAAGCTGACAATTGCGTCGCTCAGCGGTGTCAGCAGCACCCAGCTCAGTGCGACCAGCAGCACCGAAAGGGAGCCGACGGCGATATCGGTAAACCAGTGCGCGCCCGCCATGACGCGCGGCAGGGCGAAAACGATCACGATAGCCACGCCGGTGAGAAAGGCGCGGAAGCCGAAATAGCGCCACATAAAACAGGCGAAAATCATCAGCATCATGCCATGATCGCCAGGGAAGCTGTTGGTGGAGGCGTCCTTGGCCGGGATACCGGTCAGCTCGCTGACGCGATGCACGTTGTCGAAAAACAGCGTCGGACTTTTATGCTGCACCGGCAGCAGGTGGCCGAGCTGGTTAACGATCACCGCGCTGAGCAGCATAGCAGTGCCAATGGCCAGCATGCGACGACGGCCCGGCGGCGTTTCGCGCCGCCAGTAGAAGAGATAGAGCGCGCCCATCGCCAGCAGCGACACCAGATCGAAGCCGCGGAAGTTGGTAATCGCCACCAGCAGAGCGAAGCCGGGGTGATCGACCATCAGGTTATTGAAGCTGAAAAAGATCCCTTTATCGATGGCTGCCCAGAAACCGTGATCGGGCGGCAGATACCAGGAGAGAAACAGAACAACGCCAAGCGCGTTGAGCAGCAGAATTGTGACAAAACGAGTTGCGCGCATCGTATTCACTCAAAAAAAATTAACGGCAGAAACTAACCTGGTCAGTTTAAACGAAGCCTCAACAGCTGGGACTGCAAACGATTCCAGTCCACGGGCTGCGAATGGATGAGCTCAATGCGACTGTCGGGCGCGTCGGCGCTCAGCGTTTCGACCTGCACATCGCCGCCCTGACCGTTCAGGCGCAGCGTGCCGTCCGGCGTGCGCACTACCCCTTTAATACGCTCAACCGTCGCAAGACGCGCCCACGCCAGCAGCGCGGCGGCGTCGAAAAGCGTCGCGCCGTCAAAGATCCAGCCGCAGGCGACGTAGCCTTGGCCTTCATTGAGCGCCCGACGCCAGCGCGTCCCGCCATCGAGGCGCAGCGCGGCGAGGCCGCTATCGCGTTGACGGTGAGCATGATGATGCGCAGGCTGCGGCAGCGTTTGACGGTTTGTGCGCGGCAGATCGAGCAGCGCCGCCTCTACCGCGCCGAAGCGGGTTTCGATAAAGGGACGGCCATTAAGCATCGCTTCCTGCCACTGCTGCAGGCGCTGGCGATCGCTTTCGTCCCAGCGGTCGCTCTTGTTGCCGATAATCACGTCGGCCGCTGCCAGCTGATCGCGAAAGTTTTCGTTGGTCGTCACGCGCGCATCGGCGAGCTGGCGCGCGTCGAGCAGCGTCAGGGTGGCGTTAAGCTGCAAATGCGGCTGATAAACCGGTGCGCTCAGCATCTCCAGCAGCTGGCGCGGATGGCCCAGCCCGGTGGGTTCGATCAGCAGACGATGCGGCCGGCTCTGCTTCAGCAGCATATTCAGCCCCACCTGCATCGGCAGGCCGTTGACGCAGCACATGCAGCCGCCGGGGATCTCCTTTAACGCCGCACCGCTGTCGCGCAGCAGCGCGCCGTCGATACCGATTTCACCGAACTCATTAACCAGAATCGCCCAGTTCTCCTGCGCCGGCTTGCCCGCCAGCAGATGGCGCAGCAGGGTGGTTTTGCCGCTGCCGAGAAAGCCGGTGATAAGATTTACGCGCGTCATGCTGCTGCCTCCTTAAACGAGAATGGCCGCGAAAGCGGCCATAATGTTACTTTATAACATAAGCAGTGCCGGTTAGTCAGCGCGGCTCATATAGCGGCGTTCAGCGATATGAATACGGATGCGATCGCCGTTGCTCAGGTATTCCGGCACCTGAATGCTCAGTCCGGTGCTCATGCCGGCGGGTTTGGTGCGCGCGCTGGCGGAGGCGCCTTTGATGCCTGGAGCGGTATCAACGATCTCCATATCCACCGTCTGCGGCAGTTCAAGCGCCAGCACCTGGCCATCCATCGTCAGCACCTGAATGCCGGGAATGCCGCCTTCGGGAATAAACAGCAGCTCTTCTTCAATCTGATCTTTCTTGAACGAGTAGGGCGTGTAGTCCTCGTCATCCATAAAGACATATTCGTCGCCGTCAATATAAGAGAAGGTGACGCTGCGACGGCTGAGCTGGATGACGTCCAGAATATCATCACCTTTAAAACGCTCTTCCACCTTCAGCCCGGTGCGGATATCGGTAAAGCGCATTTTATACAGCGTCACGGCGCCGCGCGCGCTCGGGCTCTGAATATCGATATCCTTAACCAGCAGCAGTTTGCCGTTCCAGCTCACCGCCATCCCTTTTTTGATCTCATTTGCTCTTGGCATTGCAACTCTCGCTTAAAGAAGAACTCTGATGCGCGCCACGTTACTCGCGCCGGGGTAAACAGGCAATATGGCGCCGGAAAAAATGCGCGCGATGACGCAGAGATGGCGTTCGGGTGCGGGGGCTGCTATTGTCTCGGCTCAACTCTCGCTGGAGCGCATCATGCAATGCCGTAGTCAGTGCGGCGCCTGCTGTACCGCGCCGTCGATCTCCTCGCCGATCCCCGGCATGCCTCAGGGCAAACCCGCCAATACCCCTTGCGTTCAGCTTGACGCCGATCTGCGCTGCAAACTGTTCGGCTCGCCGCTGCGGCCCGCCGTCTGTGCCGGTTTACAGCCGTCGCGCGAGATGTGCGGCACCACGCGCCATGACGCTATGGTCTATCTGCTGCAGCTGGAAGCGGACACCGCACCCTCATCGCGCTGACGCTGCTGACGCAGGCAGGGCCTCCTGACATGCTGTTACAGCACGGCGTTCAGCGCCCTGAGGATATTCTTACTCTCTCAGTTATGAAGTGT encodes the following:
- a CDS encoding YkgJ family cysteine cluster protein is translated as MQCRSQCGACCTAPSISSPIPGMPQGKPANTPCVQLDADLRCKLFGSPLRPAVCAGLQPSREMCGTTRHDAMVYLLQLEADTAPSSR